A stretch of Candidatus Zixiibacteriota bacterium DNA encodes these proteins:
- a CDS encoding YicC family protein, protein MISSMTGYGRAEVEKEGRKVITEINSLNNRYRDINIRTPKSYSHYDPEIKELVQKHVKRGKILVAISVEEDPELFAARLDLDRENARMYYKVLTTLKDEFRLPGELEIGHFVNFPDLIKPAEKDDEEEVTKQMILEAVEKAVEEFLEMRAQEGGRLLDDMIRHIDKIEDFLLKAEKSSTENIRLYKEKLEERLKDLVGDMSVSQEMIANEAALVADRCDITEECVRIKSHLEMFRNCYDVDESVGKKMNFILQELYREVNTIGSKSISPDISHNVILLKEEIEKVREQVQNIE, encoded by the coding sequence ATGATCAGTTCAATGACAGGCTACGGTCGTGCCGAGGTCGAAAAAGAGGGTCGCAAGGTTATTACCGAGATCAATTCCCTCAATAACCGTTATCGCGATATTAATATCCGTACTCCCAAGTCGTACAGCCATTACGATCCGGAAATCAAGGAGCTGGTCCAGAAACATGTCAAACGCGGCAAAATTCTGGTGGCGATATCGGTCGAGGAGGATCCCGAGCTGTTCGCCGCCCGTCTGGATCTCGACCGCGAAAACGCCCGTATGTATTACAAGGTATTAACTACTCTAAAAGATGAATTCAGGTTGCCCGGTGAGCTTGAAATCGGTCATTTCGTGAATTTTCCCGACCTGATCAAACCGGCTGAAAAGGATGACGAAGAAGAAGTGACCAAACAGATGATACTCGAAGCGGTTGAAAAGGCGGTCGAAGAGTTTCTGGAGATGCGTGCCCAGGAGGGCGGACGGTTACTCGATGATATGATCAGGCATATCGACAAAATCGAGGACTTTTTGCTCAAGGCCGAGAAATCCTCGACCGAAAACATCCGTTTGTACAAAGAAAAGCTCGAGGAAAGGCTTAAAGACCTGGTGGGCGATATGTCAGTCTCGCAGGAGATGATCGCCAATGAGGCCGCGCTGGTGGCTGACCGCTGTGATATTACCGAAGAATGTGTGCGGATTAAAAGTCACCTGGAGATGTTCCGTAACTGCTACGATGTGGACGAATCGGTCGGCAAGAAGATGAATTTCATATTGCAGGAACTCTATCGCGAAGTCAACACGATCGGGTCCAAGTCGATCAGCCCGGATATCTCCCATAATGTTATCCTGCTCAAGGAAGAAATCGAAAAGGTACGTGAACAGGTTCAGAATATCGAATAG
- the sixA gene encoding phosphohistidine phosphatase SixA — MFLYLVRHGSTVPDEIDPDRPLSELGKAEAQKTAEILAQEKQVGLDRIIHSGKIRARQTAEIIAEMLEPSQGIMESDGLFPNDPPAVWGRRIQDIRDNVMLVGHLPFMPNLSSLLLANSGDDSHVEFQPATALGLKRENKRWKKLWQVIPR; from the coding sequence ATGTTTTTATATCTCGTGCGCCATGGTTCCACCGTTCCCGATGAAATCGACCCGGATCGACCGCTTTCAGAACTGGGCAAAGCCGAAGCTCAAAAAACAGCCGAGATACTGGCACAGGAAAAGCAAGTGGGTCTCGACAGGATAATTCACAGCGGTAAAATCCGCGCCCGGCAGACCGCTGAAATCATAGCAGAAATGTTAGAACCCTCGCAGGGCATCATGGAAAGTGACGGCCTGTTCCCCAATGATCCTCCAGCAGTCTGGGGCAGGCGTATCCAGGATATCCGGGACAATGTGATGCTGGTCGGCCACCTTCCATTCATGCCTAATCTATCCTCACTGCTTCTGGCCAATTCAGGCGACGACAGTCATGTCGAATTCCAGCCGGCCACAGCGCTGGGGCTCAAACGGGAAAACAAACGCTGGAAAAAGCTCTGGCAAGTCATTCCCCGATAA